GGGAGCGGGCTCAGGCGTCATCATCCGGTCCGATGGTTTTATCGTCACGAACGATCACGTGGTGCGCGACGCTCAGACGATTGACGTGACACTGTTCGACGGCCGGAAAGTGCGGGGCGAACTCTGGGGGCGCGATCCGCAGTCGGACCTGGCCATCGTCAAGATCCCCCGCAAAAACTTGCCGGTGGCGCGACTGGGTGACTCCGACCAGATAGCCGTCGGCGACCCGGTGATCGCGGTCGGCAACGCTCTGGGGCTGGGAACGACGGTGACAACGGGCATTATCAGCGCGCGAGAGCGCTCCGTGCAGGGTCCGGACGGGAACCGCGCCCTTGAAAAGGCCATCCAGACCGATGCCGCCATCAACCGCGGCAACTCTGGCGGTGCGCTTGCGCTGCTGAATGGTGACGTCATCGGCATCAATACGGCCATCTTCTCCACCAATGAGGGCGGTGGGAACATAGGGATTGGCTTTGCCATTCCCTCCAACACCGTGCGCAAGATCGCCAATGCGCTGATCAAGAACAGGAAGGTGCAGCGCCCGGCCCCGGCCTGGGTGGGCATCTGGTATATGGGCATGTCCGCTGAAGTGGCTCAGGCGGTGGAGCAAGAGCTCGGTTTCCGGTATCCGCAGCCCGATACGGGAATTCTGGTCCGGCGCGTGGAGCCCGGAAGCCCGGCGGAGGTCGCGGGCATCCGACCGTGGGATCAGGTGCTGGATGTGGACGGCAAGCCGATCAAGCAGCAGAGCGATTTTGCCGATGCCATCCACGAGCGCAAGCCCGGGGACAGCGTGAAGCTGAAAATCTACCGTCCGGCCACCGGAAGCACGCTGACCGTGACGGTGCGTCTGGCGGCGGCTCCGCGGAATCTGCCGGCCGCAGGAGTGCCGGAGGGAGTTCCCTCGCAGCCTAGAGGAGGTCTGCGACTCCCCTTCTAGCGCTGGCTTCCACCAGCCGCCATTCCCGGACGGGGTAGATCAGGAGCCGGCGATGATCCTCGCGTTGGAAACGGAGTGTAGCGGAGGTCTCGAAGTCCGTCGCCGTGCCTCCCTGGCTGCGGAGCCGGACGCGGGCGCGAACCTCTGCGCTGGCGGAGTCTCCGGTGACGCGGATGGAGGCTACTTCCAGATCTGTGCGGATCTCGTGGATGTCGCGGAATGCCTGTAGTAGCAGAAGCCGGATCTCCTTCTTGGTGCCGCCCTCTCCCCGATAGTCTTCGGACAGAATGGAGAGAGCCAGCCCCAGATTTTTGGTGCTGGCGGCCGTACGCGCCCGCTCCAGCAACTCCCGGATCTGCTCTTCGTCTGTGCCGCGGGGGCGAGTGGCGAACCAGCCGGCGGCAAGAGCCGCTGCTAGGATGGCCGCTACGATGAGAGTCCTCAACACGGGACGTGTCCTCCTTCCGCTTGAGACCGGCGCTATTGTGCGCCTGTGGTCCTGCCTGCGGCAACCCCGGGGCGAGGCGACTGGATGACCGGTTCTCTTCCGGAGGGGTGGCGCAGGACGATCGAGGAGCTCCGGCAGCAAGGCGGGACAATCCTTGTCCTCGGGGCCGTGGACGTCGGCAAGACGTCTTTCTGTCTGGCGCTAAGCCTGGCGGCGGTCCTGAGGGGATTGCGGTGCGGCGTGGTGGATGCGGACACCGGTCAATCGGAGATCGGGCCTCCCACCACGGTGGGGTGCGGCGTGGTTGAGGGGACACCATCTTCCCTGTCTCAGTTGGATCCGCTGAGCCTCTTTTTCGTGGGAAGCACGTCTCCGCCCGGACATCTCACGCCGCTCGTCGTCGGAGTGCGGCGTATGGCCGATCGCCTCCGCTCGGAAGGATGCGATTTGACCGTGGTGGATCTCCCCGGCTTCGTGCAGGGACCGGCCGCCAGGGTGATGGTGGAAGGCGTCATTTCCGCCCTGCGTCCTACAGTCGTTGTTGCCATTCAGGCCCGCGACGAGCTGGCCCCCCTGCTGGCGGGCGCGCGGGGAATGGATGCTCCTCGGCTGGTGACCCTGGAGCCTGCACCGATGGCCCGCCGGCGCAGCCCCGAGGAGCGCGCCACTCGGCGCCGCCTGAAGTTTGCGGAATACTTTGGAAAGTCCAACGTTCTGGCTTTGGACCTGCGCTCATGCGCGCTGGCTGGCTCCAGTCCCTTCGGGGGGGGGCCCCTGAGGCCGAACCTGCGCCGCTTCATCGAGCGCCGCTCTTCCGCGGAGGTATTGTATGCGGAGCAAGGTGGGGGGAGGATCGTGATTATTACAAAGATGCCTTTGGATGGCGCGGCCCGGGCCCGCATTGAGGAGGGCTTGAACGGGCTGGACGTGGTGGCCATCCCGGCGGGCTGGCTTCAAAACCGGCTGGTGGGCTTGGTAGATGGGACGGGAGAGCATCTGGCGATAGGTATTCTCGAACAGGTGGACCTTTCGACTCTGAAGGCATCGGTTCGCGCGCCGCTGCACAGCCCTTCCAGCATCAGGCAGGTGATTTTCGGGTCGCTGTGCGTCCGGGCAGATGGGACTGAGCTGGGACCGGCCGGGCAGGCCGAGCTTCGCCTTTTCGACAACGGGCCGAGGGAACCAGGGACTGCCCGATGATCAGATCTCTCACACTGGTGCGTCATGGAGAAAGTCAGTGGAATGCCGTCCGGCTCATCCAGGGACATCTGGACTCGCCTCTTTCGGAGGAAG
The sequence above is drawn from the Armatimonadota bacterium genome and encodes:
- a CDS encoding polyhydroxyalkanoate depolymerase; this encodes MTGSLPEGWRRTIEELRQQGGTILVLGAVDVGKTSFCLALSLAAVLRGLRCGVVDADTGQSEIGPPTTVGCGVVEGTPSSLSQLDPLSLFFVGSTSPPGHLTPLVVGVRRMADRLRSEGCDLTVVDLPGFVQGPAARVMVEGVISALRPTVVVAIQARDELAPLLAGARGMDAPRLVTLEPAPMARRRSPEERATRRRLKFAEYFGKSNVLALDLRSCALAGSSPFGGGPLRPNLRRFIERRSSAEVLYAEQGGGRIVIITKMPLDGAARARIEEGLNGLDVVAIPAGWLQNRLVGLVDGTGEHLAIGILEQVDLSTLKASVRAPLHSPSSIRQVIFGSLCVRADGTELGPAGQAELRLFDNGPREPGTAR